The sequence GCCCGGCAACGTAAACCGAGGCTTGACCCACGTTCGAGATAGTATCGATCTCAAGCGTATTATGATTCTGGTGTGGCTGGCGACTTTTCCTGCCATGTTCTGGGGGATGTATAACGTCGGACACCAGAGTGTCTCGGCACTAACATCCAGTTATCAACTCAATGAGCTGACCTTGGTTATCGAGAGCAGCTGGCGCTTGTCGTGGGCATTTGGTGATGCTCAATCCTTGATGGCAAGTGGCTGGGGAAGTCAGATGTTGCTCGGCGCTCTCTACTTCTTACCCGTTTACGCGACGGTTTTCGTTGTCGGTGGTTTTTGGGAGGTGTTGTTTGCCGTTGTGCGTAAACATGAGGTCAACGAAGGCTTCTTTGTTAGCTCGGTTCTCTTTGCCTTAATTCTTCCGCCGACTATCCCGTTATGGCAAGCTGCGCTAGGTATTACCTTTGGTATCGTTGTCGCGAAAGAGCTATTCGGTGGTACAGGACGTAACTTCCTTAACCCAGCCCTTGCTGGTCGAGCCTTTCTCTATTTCGCCTATCCTGCCAACATGTCGGGTGGCTTGGTATGGGTAGCGGCTGATGGTTATTCAGGCGCAACGCCTTTAAGCCAATGGTATGAAGGCGGCAGCACTTCGCTTATGAATAACATGACAGGTGAGGCGATCACTTGGATGGATGCCTTCATTGGTAATATCCCAGGATCGATGGGTGAAGTGTCTTCATTGCTCATCATGTTGACGGGTCTGATTCTGATTGTCATGAAGATCGCCTCTTGGCGCATTGTCGCCGGTGTGATTGTCGGCCTCGTCGTGACGTCGAGCTTGATGAACTGGATTGGCTCTGATACCAACTCGATGTTCTCGATGCCGTTCTACTGGCACTTTGTGTTAGGCGGTGTTGCTTTTGGTACTTTCTTCATGGCGACCGACCCAGTTTCTGCCGCTTTTACCAATCAGAGTAAGTGGGCTTACGGGATTCTTATCGGCGTAATGACGGTCGGTATTCGAGTGCTCAACCCTGCTTATCCAGAAGGCATCATGTTGGCCATCCTGTTCGCCAACCTCTTCGCACCATTGTTCGACTTTGTTGTGAAAGAGCAAAACATCAAACGCAGACAAAAACGCACAGTACGATAAGAAATAAAACCCCAACGAAAAAGGCTTGCAGATGTGCAAGCCTTTCCATTTTTATCGCGATTGCTTTGACGTTGATTTAACTCCACTTCAAATCAATCTCGAACGGTTGGGTGTTACCACAATGCTCACCACACATTTCGTCGTAGGCACTGTTGTGAACTAGCATTGCCGATGCCACGCCTTGATCGCTAAAGTGGTCGCGTGCTTGGTTAACACTCAAAAACTTCATTGGGTGCTGGTGGTCGTCTTTGATTAACTGTTTTTGCTCGCCAATGATTTGGTAAGCCAAGTAGATCCCGCCTTCGAATGATTCAATTAGTAGGTTCATAACAAACTCCATTGCTGTTCTAGATAGGTCAGTATCTGTGTTACGTGGAGTTGAGCGGGAAGGTTCAAGAGTGGGCATAAAAAAAGCAGGCACAAGGCCTGCTTTTTAAGAGTTATCAACAATAGGCGTTGATTATCTCATGGTATCCATTTACTATTTAGATGTCACTCTGGGAAAAGTCTGGAAACCTTTACTAGATAAAGCGTCATGATGGCTTTCCAGAAAAACCGTGAAATTGAATAAAATTAGAGAAAAAGAAAGTCTGGAAAACTGATTTTCCAGACTAATCAGGCCTTGTTGCGCAATTAAATTTAGAAATAGAGCCCCCCCCCTCCCTGTTTCGCATGCTTTTTAGTCAACACGACAAGTTTCAGGCATGCCTAACCCAGTGAGCTTGTTCAACGCTTTTATCATCGCGTAAGTTTCACCCACCTGTGCATTGTAATTTCTTAAGCTCAATCGTCCTCCTAGCAACTGTTTAACTCGATACATCGCCGTTTCTGAGAGTGAGCGTTTGTGGTAACCATACCGCTCTTTCCAATACTTATTTGAGCCGTATAACTTCTGGCAGCCTACTGCAAGATTTCGAGGATGACCACGCTCCCAGAAGGCAGCCCCTTCTCTTGGGGGAATAAGCGCAACGGCTCGCTTCATCTTAATAGCAGCGTGACACGCTCTCGTGTCGTAAGCACCATCACCAGACACCTCAAGGATGCTTCGGCGTGTTTGTTAAGGACTTCGCCATCTGTAACCGTCGATAAACTTAGCTCGGCTGCAATAATTTCATGAGTGCTTGTATCAACTGTAATATGCAGCTTTCGCCAGACTCTACGCTTGCCGTCCGTACCGTGTTTTTTGACTTTTCATTCGCCTTCGCCATAAACCTTAAGGCCAGTCGCATCAATGGCTAGGTGCTGTATTGCTCCTTTCATTTTAGTCTTAAATGAAACCTCAACTTGCTTTGCTCTACGACTGATGCAGTGTAATGCGGACAACTTAATGGAACATGGGCAAGTCCAAATACTGAGTCGATAAATCCTGCAGCGCTCTCAATGGCATAGAAAAACTCGTTTCACCATGAGCGCTGTCGTGATAGCCAAATCACTGAACCGACGTGGTCTCCCGCGCTTATTCTGTTTGCTTTGCACCCACCCGCTTATCGCCTCTTCATCAATCCAAAAGGTCAGAGACCCGCGGTTAATGAGTGATTAGTTGTATTGTTTCCAGTTGATTGTTTTGTAACGAGGTTTAGGCATAGAGCTACGAGAGGTCGTGGACGTAGCTGATCAGCTCGTGAGTTCTTGATTTAGTTACACTAAATTACGCAACAAAGCCCTGTGCAATAGGAAACCTTAACGGAGATCAGTTACGGGGTGGAAATGATTATCAGGTTGAGCAATGGAACGACTGTGCCCGTCTGATTGCCAACTGCATAATTTACTACAATTCAGCATTGCTATCTGCCCTTGTAGAAAGTTTCGAGAAGCAGAAAAATGATGATGTTATCAATCTCCTAGCAAATATTTCACCAGTAGCCTGGGGGCATATTCAATTGACGGGACACTACGTCTTTGAAGAAAAAGAAGACATGCTGAACTTAGGAAGTATGATCGAAAGTGTCCACCCAATTACCTCAAACGCTGAGTTAGGTGATATTACTTCTGTGACTTAACTTAGCCATAAAATGAAGAATAAGCTTTTCGGGGAAGTGTGCGCAATACCCTTATAAACGCTCAGGGAGGGTTCGATCTACGATTAAGAACAGAATCGACATTAGCCAGCGTCCAGCAATCGCCGATGAAAAAACGGAAATGGGTCACGTGGAAATCGATACTATCGTCGGTAAAAATCATAAATATCAATTACTCACCATCGTTGATAAGGCCTATAAAGTCGTGACAATAAGAAGAATTAAAAATAAGTCTACAGAGGCGGTTATTGAAGGGTTTAAAGATGTACATCAGTCCACTCCCTATGAATTTAAGACCATCACGGTAGACTATGGAACTGAGTTCGCTGGTCATCAAGAAGTCGCGGAGATAACCAATGCTGGTTTTTACTTTACTAAGCCGTATAGTTCATGGGAGCGTGGTCTGAATGAGCACACCAATGGTCTCATTCGACGATTCCTCCCGAAGGGAACGGACTTCAACGACGTCAGTGTTTAGGGTTTTATTCACCAGCTCCCTTAGCAGCACTTGAATGCTGCATAAGGGGGCTGGTGTTGCGTTTCATGTGGCGGAGGGCCATTTAACAAAGCCATCGAAAATAGTATGAACCATTCCGACTTTGTCGTTTATGGTGTAACTACGCCAAACCATAATTCGAATTGATCAAAGATCGACATTAACTGCTTAAATTTTGCGGGATCTGATACTTTCACTTCACCCGTTTTCATTTCTTCAAGCAAAGTTGATTGCTTAGTGATCATCTTTTCAAATACATCACGGCTTAGCGTCACGGTAAAGGTCGCATCATCAAACTGACGATCTTTGTACGATTTCAAGACCGAGTTATTCAGTGCCATCGAGTACTTTCCATCATCTGTGACGTCGATGTTCACTTTCATATCCATGCCTTTGGCTGCTTCCGGTTTTACTGTCACTCCCAAATATTTCAAGAACTGATCAAATGGCATATTCACTGCAATCGCGGCAGTGCTAGGTGTCGCCACTGGTTTAATTCCCTCACGCAGCTCTTTTGCACCACCCAAGTAGTAGTTACGCCATGGACCCGATTCGGCTTGGTAACCCAATTGTTCCATCGCGTCGGCTTCCAGATAACGTGCATCTTTGTTATCAGGGTTCGTAAAGGTTACGTTATTTAGTAAGGTAACCGCCCAACGGTATTCCCCTTTAGCAATCGCCTGCTTGGCTATTTCGATCACTTTATCTTCACCACCAATGGCTTCGACGTATTTTTTTCCTTCTTCAGTCGGTGTTAGAGGGTTCAAATTTGCAGGGTTACCGTCCCACCATGCACCAAAGTAAAAATCATATGTAGCACGTGCATTGTGCGATACCGTGCCGTAATATCCTCGGTTATACCACTCTTTGTCTAATGACTCAGGCAGCTTTATCGAGGCCGAAATCTCATTCGGTGTGTAGCCTTTATTTGCTAAGCGTAAGGTTTGGTCATGAACAAACTTGTAGCTGTCACGAGTCTTGCTCAGCTGTTCTTTGATTTTGTCTTTGCCCCATGTCGGCCAGTGGTGCGACGCTACCATCACGTCGGCTTTATTTCCGTATGTGATCAAGGCTTCATCCACGTATTCAGCCCACTTGGAAGCATCACGAGTTTTCGCTCCACGTAAGGTCGAAATATTGTGAATGGTGTGGGTCATAACTTCGGCTGCCATCAACGTTTTGTATTTTGGAATGTAGAACATGAATTCTGACGGCGCCTCAGACTCTTGCGCCATCATGAAATCAAACTCCAAGCCATCGATGGTCTCAATATCCCCAGTTTCCGATACAGTCACCGTTTCTTTCAGAATACCCGGTGCTCCTGTCGAGGTAGTTTTGCCTAAACCACCATCCACTTGCCCCTTTTCACTCGCCTGCAACAAGTTACCGTACATGTACGAAGCACGGCGAGACATGGTATTACCTGCCATCAGATTCTCTGCAATTGAATGGTCGAAGAAGCCTTCTGGAGCAATCACTTCCACTTTGCCATCTTTAACGGCATCCTCGGTAGCCACGCCTAAAATGCCGCCAAAGTGGTCAACGTGAGAGTGTGTGAAAATTACTGCGGAAACAGGTTTATCTTCCACATGCTGCTTCAACAAGGTTAACCCAGCTTCGGCTGTTTCTGGTGAAATCAGTGGGTCAATCACGACCCAGCCTTTTTCGCCCCGAATGAAAGTCATCACGGACAAATCAAAGCCGCGCACCTGATACACGCCATCTTTCACTTTAAATAGACCAGTGATGTTATTTAGCTTGGCCATGCGTTGCAGTGATGGGTTAATAGTCGCAATGTCTTTTTCACCATTTAAAAAGTCATATTTGCTGAAATCCCATACCACGTTGCCATCTTTGTCTTTGATGGTTTTTTCTGGCCATTTTGCAATAAACCCTTTGCTTGCGGCATCGAAATCAGCAGTATTGGCGAAATCTAAGTACTGCTTCAGGGTTTCATTTTTTTGAGTTGTATACGAGGAGGCATCTTTAGGCTGATTCGTAATATCATTGGATGCCTGTGCATTCCACGATAAAACAGAAAGTACAGAGAAAGCGATGATACTGTGTTTTTTTTTCATTGTTATGTCCTTTCAATGACGTAGAGCTTCATATCATGTAAACGAATAGACCAAAAGGAGTGATATTGGGCATTGTTGCAACACTAAAACTTTGTGGTCTTTTTATACGGTTAGGCGACTCGGTAGCTATTGAACACCCCGAACAGGCTAACATTTCCTTTGACTGGTTTTCAATCTTTCTGCTGTGTAATGTATTGCCGATTATTTTCTTGTAACGTTGCATCGCCGTTTCTTAGATGTTCCTTTTTCCGTATTGCCGAGGCTCTGCCATCCTCTTTGGATTATGGACTTCATCAGCAAACATGTTGTCTTTCGGCGGAATAACAATCTCAGCCTCCGGGGAAATGCGCCTTTCACCAGCTGCGTTTTCCCCATCCTCCAGATGAAACGCAACGACTCTTGATGGCAAAATTTGACTTTTACATAACAGGAAGGAGTATGGCGCTCTTTAAGGCCCTCCGCCACATGAAACACTTATTGGCTGCTCCAGACACACGATTTGGGGTAGTTACCTCATAGCTACGTAAAGTGTCAACTTTTATATTCAACGTTCATAGTGTAGATACCATCTATCAGAAACGACCACAAACTTAATTTAAGGTTAATTCAGACTGATATCTTGTCTGATTTTTTATAACGCCAAAACATATTTGAATTAGCTTTCTCATAGCTGCACCTAACGCTTGCATTTTTGTCTTACCAGCGGCTAATAGCCGCTTTTTTTGTGCTTTGATATCGGGATTGTATTTGCCAGCGCTAACTGCAGCCAAAAATATTTTTGACCGAATTCGAGATGGGCCAATTTTACTCAATGTGGTTCTACCTTTAAATGAGCCAGACTCATTAAGCCTTGGCGTAAGACCTACAAATGCAGCCGCTTGCTTGTCTGTTGAAAAGCTCTTGGCTGAAAATAAATACACTAGCTCTCTCGACATGACCTTTCCGATACCTACAACACTCATAAGTAAATCATGATTTTTACTCATGAAGGGACAAGCCGAAATGATGACATCAATTTCACGTTCAATGTCCTTAATTTCATCATCTAAAATGTGGACAATTCGTTTAATTGATAACAGAACTCGCTCATGAGAACCACTGATTGTGCAAGCTTCAAGTCGGTTGCTTTCTCTCAAACGATCTTTTTCCAACGCTGACAGCCTACGAACTAACATTTTGATTGATCTTATGTTCTCCGTATCTGGCTTCCACAAAGAAACATGTTCATATTGTGCATCACCGTATCTTGCAAGCATATATGAGTCTGATTTATCAGTTTTATGAATTAACCCTAGCGATTGAGAGAATTTCTTCGCTTTACCTGGATTTGAAATAATGATTTTAAACCTGATGTGTGTAAATATAAAGCAATGGCTTCATGATAAACGCCTGTAGATTCCATCGTAATGACGATTTATTCGGGTGGGCATCTAGCTTGCTTTAACAACCAATCATTGATGATTGCATAATCGATTTTCCGATTTTTAAAACACCTAAATTTTCGACCGCTCTTGGTTTGATTTAGTAATAAACAGAAATCTAAAGAATCTTTGCTCACATCAATTCCAACATTTACTCTCATATCAACGACTCCACTTGTGCATACAGCGTCATTAGTTAACAACTAAGCGCTCGGATATCATCCAGTATTAGAGAAAGTAAAATCAGGGGATAATCTACAGTTCAATGTTAAACATTACGTGGTCAAGCATCCTCACTGATTTTAGAGCATGGAGGATAGCTAATCATCCAAAACTTTAAGATACAAGTAGTCAACTAAAATTGGCCACAATTTTGTAAGTTTCCTAGTACTGTCTTTCCGATTCGTTAGGTGTCAATCCACCGATATATTGATGGGGGTCTTACTTGGCTGTAATATCTAATGATGTAATTTGTAATAGATTGCCTAGCATTAACGACACTCCTATACGGTTTTGTTGCCTAATTAAATTTAGAGATAGAAAGACCTTGTTTCGTATGTTTTTTAGTCAACACGACAAGTTTCAGGCATACCTAGCCCAGTGAGCTTGTTCAACGCTTTTATCATCGCGTAAGTTTCACCCACTTGTGCATTGTAATTTCTTAAACGACCACGAACATAGCAGCTACGCTGCGATTGGGCACGTGATAGGTTTATGCGTATAATCAGGCTTTTCATTCGCTACAATTACGCCCCGATAACCTTTACTGACCATGGCTGCTCGCACTTCTGTCAATACCCATATCAACCTAGACCGCTTAACTTTCTCCTTGAGTACAACAAAACATGGCAACGCATGGTCGCGACTGACTCTACGCTGCGAGATATCGACGACGCAGAAACTCACAGCCGTGACTTTGATGAGTTTCGTCGTTTCATTAACACTCAACGACAACGCTTTTGGCATGTGCACTTTGCAAAGAAAACCCAGCATCCCAAAGCCACGATCAACTATCTTGGGCGTTACCTTAAACGCCCACTGATTGCTGGCGCAAAACTGGCTCATTATCGTGGTGAAGCTAACCAATCATTTCGTTATCTCGACCATCACACAGGGAAATATGAAACGGAGGAGATCAGCCAACTTAAGTTGATTAAACGTCTCATCCAGCACATCCCAGAGAAAAACTTTCGTATGATCCGCTACTTTGTTTTTTTGCCAATCGTGTGGTTGGAGAGAAGCTACCTAAAGCGCGTGACGCTCTGGGTATGGAGAGGTATCCGCCGCCGCCAGCACTTCGATATGGTCAGATAATGAAATCCTTTTTAAGAGTGGAGCCGTTGGAATGCATTCTGTGCGGTTACTGAATGCGATTTGTGGCTTTCCATGCAGGAGCAGGTCGGAGAAACATCGTCAATGAAGCTTTGAGTTGGCGTGGTGAGGGCATCGCATAGGGGAGATCTATCCAAAATGGGAGTTATCAACAACCTAGCTAATAGATAATATCGCTATCATCTATTTAAGTGATGGGATAGTTAATATTCCCGACAAATTAACTATCCCAATCTTCACAAAACTCCGTATTAGAGACTTTGAAATCGCTAAACATCAAGCAGTGAAAGTTGCGAACCGAGTTCGAGTGTAGCGCTTAAGTATCGTCAAACCTGAACTATTATTTACACTTTTCAGGAGAGGGAATCGCTGAGACTTCCGAATCGAGTTCGGAAATTTTGTATTGATACTGCTGAATCATTAAGGCCAGTTGGTTATGCTGACTGGCCATTTCACTTAATTGTTGTTTATAGTCTTCAGCTTGCTTGTAATATTTTTCTTTCAAGCGTTTTTCATTCGCTAAACGCTCTCTCAGGTTTGCGATTTTTTCTTCGTAGAGGTTTTGCTTTCTCGTTTTTGGTGAGCTCTTAATCGCTGTCTCTTTTATCGTTGAGACTATGTCTTTGTAGTAATATGCGGACCCATCACCTAACCCTGCTTCTTCTTCTACGGCTTTGACTGAAATCTTTCTATTTGGATCTATACGTTCGGTTTGCCCACTTAGAATACGCTTGAGCGCATTTTCAAGCTCAACCCTCGTAATTTGGGACTTGCTCATACTGGTCGCTTCCTATGTCGAATTTTTCGAATGGAATTTTAAATCGGTGCAGTACTTTTTCTGCCGCTCTAATCTGCGTTATGAAATGAGAATACATCGAACTTGTTAATGTGCCGATAGCATCCATATCTTTAACTTGTTGAGAGACCCAGGCATGACGTTTTTGCCAACTTTCAACTTGCTCTTGGCCGATGAGTTGGTTTTCACAACTCATGCAGTTTGCAGGTGAACTTATCTTATGCATCTGGCACTCATATCCTGCCATGCAATATGAGTGTAGTGTACCAACGAGATTTAGACGACCAGCTTTAACGTGCTCATTTATCGCATCCCAAGATTTATACTTTTGAGGAAGGGTCAGCCGATTCTTATTGATAGACCCTGCCATATGCCCCATAAGGTTGTTCGACTCCTTTCCTTCGTACCATTCATGGATTTTTTGTGTTGTAGACTCTTGAATAACATCGTTCAAGAAAGACTGTAATTCTGTGTCTATTTGTAGGGCTTTAATTTTACTTGCGAGCCCGCCTTCGCCATACCATTCTGTTGTAGGTAAGTCTAAATGTTTAAACTGCTGTTTAATTGCGATATCGCTGCAAAGATTGTGGCGTTTTGAAAATACAGCAAAAGTGCGACGAAGTTGATGGGTCGTTAATGGCCATACACAACCTTCAGCAATCCTTTCGTCAGCATGATTCGGTTCTCTATTTGGATTTATAACTTCAAATTCTATCAAGTCTTGAGCTGTAATAATTGCGCCAGCATCCTTACATAACCTGTTGAAATGTGTACGCATACTTCCGTCTTGACGAATAATTGGTTTTTGAGATTTTCTACCTTGCCCTAACCACAAACAACTTGAATCATAGTTGCTCATGGGGTCATCGTCTTCTAATAACTGAATTCTCATACATCTAGAAATGGCTTCTGCAAGTTCGATTGCTTTTCGTGCTAAAGGAGTTGTTACCCACTCGGCACGCTTCCCTGAACCTTGACTAAACTTATGCTGCTCAGACTGAAGAACAGTATAAGTACGCCCATATACTTCTTTTTCTTTATAACTGTTTGAATGAAGGCAGAATAACTCTGAGCGACGCATCCCCGTTAGTGCACCGCATACAATGTAGCAAGCCGTTT is a genomic window of Vibrio sp. FE10 containing:
- a CDS encoding NADH:ubiquinone reductase (Na(+)-transporting) subunit B; its protein translation is MSLKKRLEDVAPRFEAGGKYEKLYPVYEAFATIFYTPGNVNRGLTHVRDSIDLKRIMILVWLATFPAMFWGMYNVGHQSVSALTSSYQLNELTLVIESSWRLSWAFGDAQSLMASGWGSQMLLGALYFLPVYATVFVVGGFWEVLFAVVRKHEVNEGFFVSSVLFALILPPTIPLWQAALGITFGIVVAKELFGGTGRNFLNPALAGRAFLYFAYPANMSGGLVWVAADGYSGATPLSQWYEGGSTSLMNNMTGEAITWMDAFIGNIPGSMGEVSSLLIMLTGLILIVMKIASWRIVAGVIVGLVVTSSLMNWIGSDTNSMFSMPFYWHFVLGGVAFGTFFMATDPVSAAFTNQSKWAYGILIGVMTVGIRVLNPAYPEGIMLAILFANLFAPLFDFVVKEQNIKRRQKRTVR
- a CDS encoding DUF6482 family protein — protein: MNLLIESFEGGIYLAYQIIGEQKQLIKDDHQHPMKFLSVNQARDHFSDQGVASAMLVHNSAYDEMCGEHCGNTQPFEIDLKWS
- a CDS encoding transposase; this translates as MSGDGAYDTRACHAAIKMKRAVALIPPREGAAFWERGHPRNLAVGCQKLYGSNKYWKERYGYHKRSLSETAMYRVKQLLGGRLSLRNYNAQVGETYAMIKALNKLTGLGMPETCRVD
- a CDS encoding alkyl/aryl-sulfatase; translation: MKKKHSIIAFSVLSVLSWNAQASNDITNQPKDASSYTTQKNETLKQYLDFANTADFDAASKGFIAKWPEKTIKDKDGNVVWDFSKYDFLNGEKDIATINPSLQRMAKLNNITGLFKVKDGVYQVRGFDLSVMTFIRGEKGWVVIDPLISPETAEAGLTLLKQHVEDKPVSAVIFTHSHVDHFGGILGVATEDAVKDGKVEVIAPEGFFDHSIAENLMAGNTMSRRASYMYGNLLQASEKGQVDGGLGKTTSTGAPGILKETVTVSETGDIETIDGLEFDFMMAQESEAPSEFMFYIPKYKTLMAAEVMTHTIHNISTLRGAKTRDASKWAEYVDEALITYGNKADVMVASHHWPTWGKDKIKEQLSKTRDSYKFVHDQTLRLANKGYTPNEISASIKLPESLDKEWYNRGYYGTVSHNARATYDFYFGAWWDGNPANLNPLTPTEEGKKYVEAIGGEDKVIEIAKQAIAKGEYRWAVTLLNNVTFTNPDNKDARYLEADAMEQLGYQAESGPWRNYYLGGAKELREGIKPVATPSTAAIAVNMPFDQFLKYLGVTVKPEAAKGMDMKVNIDVTDDGKYSMALNNSVLKSYKDRQFDDATFTVTLSRDVFEKMITKQSTLLEEMKTGEVKVSDPAKFKQLMSIFDQFELWFGVVTP
- a CDS encoding transposase; the encoded protein is MEKDRLRESNRLEACTISGSHERVLLSIKRIVHILDDEIKDIEREIDVIISACPFMSKNHDLLMSVVGIGKVMSRELVYLFSAKSFSTDKQAAAFVGLTPRLNESGSFKGRTTLSKIGPSRIRSKIFLAAVSAGKYNPDIKAQKKRLLAAGKTKMQALGAAMRKLIQICFGVIKNQTRYQSELTLN
- a CDS encoding transposase codes for the protein MRIIRLFIRYNYAPITFTDHGCSHFCQYPYQPRPLNFLLEYNKTWQRMVATDSTLRDIDDAETHSRDFDEFRRFINTQRQRFWHVHFAKKTQHPKATINYLGRYLKRPLIAGAKLAHYRGEANQSFRYLDHHTGKYETEEISQLKLIKRLIQHIPEKNFRMIRYFVFLPIVWLERSYLKRVTLWVWRGIRRRQHFDMVR
- a CDS encoding integrase, which gives rise to MTPLFELPKNILQENISEYKRIIQLYVDKKYRELESVVVTKNYDGSAKSYMGDEEWNFQAYLDARVTYKKTIVFSKIEDDSLAREMKLICFSWLYVAGHHRKGAVIKPSTLIARYSKLCIVYKFLDSEGYTSIGSLTSNLVFSQFCIFVRSQNYSVAQVEGLFNAIMHAGKIARYLPINLVLPDGYTQTIFSKETTGKTRQDSKNQFYAIPTRLMEKIYSHCFELVEKYYPHKEALHELLHDMRQNYEEGKRRVDDKIKVGTWHWIDETSPDYRVEVNKHQPFSYSSIFQAHLEHSKLAMLLPRHAVKVQGKVIELQTACYIVCGALTGMRRSELFCLHSNSYKEKEVYGRTYTVLQSEQHKFSQGSGKRAEWVTTPLARKAIELAEAISRCMRIQLLEDDDPMSNYDSSCLWLGQGRKSQKPIIRQDGSMRTHFNRLCKDAGAIITAQDLIEFEVINPNREPNHADERIAEGCVWPLTTHQLRRTFAVFSKRHNLCSDIAIKQQFKHLDLPTTEWYGEGGLASKIKALQIDTELQSFLNDVIQESTTQKIHEWYEGKESNNLMGHMAGSINKNRLTLPQKYKSWDAINEHVKAGRLNLVGTLHSYCMAGYECQMHKISSPANCMSCENQLIGQEQVESWQKRHAWVSQQVKDMDAIGTLTSSMYSHFITQIRAAEKVLHRFKIPFEKFDIGSDQYEQVPNYEG